GCCTCCCGGTCTCACGATGCTTCCCGCCGAGATGACGCTCCGCCCGGATGCGAGGGCGTACCTTCCGGAGGCGGAAGCGCCCCTCGCGCGCCCGAGTGAGGTCGTCCACCTCGAACCTGGCGACACCCTCCGGCTCGAGGCTGCGCTGGTACGCCGGACTCTCCTGGGACGAAGCACCACGATGTATGCCTTCAACGGACAGCAGCCGGGCCCGTTGATCGAGGTGCGCCGCGGATCCGAGATCACCGTGGCGTTCACCAACCATCTCCCGCAACCGACGACGGTGCACTGGCACGGCATCCGCCTGGACAGCCGGAACGACGGTGTGCCCGGCATGACCCAGCCGGCGGTTCCTCCCGGCGGCCAGTTCAGCTACCGGCTCCGCTTTCCCGACGCGGGGATGTACTGGTATCACCCGCACGTTCGGGAGGATGTCCAGCAGGAGCTCGGCCTCTACGGCAACCTGCGGGTGCGGTCACCCGGGGACGGAGAATACGGGCCGGCCAATCGCGAAGCCGTGCTGATGCTCGACGACCTGCTGATCGGCGACGACGGGCTGGTGCCGCTCGGCGCGGAGTCGCCCACCCACGCCCTGATGGGAAGGTTCGGCAACACGCTGCTGGTGAACGGGGAGCCGCACTATCACCTCGCGGTGAAGCGCGGCGAAGTGGTCCGATTCTTCTTCACCAACGCGGCGAGCACACGGGCATTCAACATCTCCTTCCCCGGCGCCCGGATGAAGGTGGTGGCATCGGACGCCGGCCCCTACGAGCGCGAAGCGTGGGTCGAGAGCGTGGTGATCGGGCCGGCGGAGCGCTACGTGGTCCAGGTGCGGTTCGAGCGCACTGGAAGAGTGGCGCTGGTGAACCGGGTACGGGGGCTCGACCATCTCTACGGCCGCTTCTTCCGCGAGGCCGACACCCTCGGCGTGGTGCAGGTCTCACCTGGCCGGGTCGGCCGCGATCTGGAGCGCAGCTTTGCCGCTTTGCGACGCGATACCGTCAGGGCCTCGGAGATGGAGCGCTATCGGCGCGCGGCGGCGGGCGCTCCCGAGAAGATCCTGATCCTCACCCTCGAGACCCACGACCTGCCATCCGTCACCCGGCGACTGATGCAGCTCGACTCCATCTATTTCGCCCCGGTGGAGTGGAGCGGGACGATGCCGATGATGAACTGGGCATCGACCGGCCGGCAGGTGCGCTGGATCCTCCGCGACCCCGCCACTGGCCGGGAGAACATGGATATCGACTGGCGCTTCCGCCGGGGCGAGCCGGTCAGGATCCGGCTGGTCAACCGGCGGGAGAGCTTCCACGCGATGCAGCACCCCATCCACCTGCATGGTCAGCGGTTTCTGGTGCTGGCCGTGAACGGCGTGCCGAACGAGAACCTGGTCTGGAAGGACACCGTGATGGTTCCGGCGGGGGCCACGGTGGAGATCCTGCTGGATCCGGCGAATCCGGGCCGATGGATGCTGCACTGTCACATCGCGGAGCATCTCTCGGCGGGAATGATGGCGGGGTTTACGGTGGAGTAGCGGGATTCCGAACTTGACCGGATGCACCCACCGGCGCAGGTTGTGCCGGATGCCGGCTCGAACGGCAGCTCGCGACACCACACCAAGGACATGCCAATGCGTCCACTTCCGGTCCTCGCCGTCCTGCTCGCCGTTCTGCCCCGTGCCCTCCCCGCCCAGCGGCCCGACTCGCTCTCGGAAAACGTCCGCAAGTATGTCGCGGTCGACAGCAGCATCATCGCGCTCACCCACGTGCTGCTGATCGACGGCACCGGCGCGGCTCCCAAGCCGGACCAGACGGTCATCATCCGCAACGGCCAATTCGCCGAAGTTGGCCCGGCGGCATCGGTGCGGGTACCGGACGGCGCCGTGACCATGGATCTCAACGGCCACACCGCTATCCCCGGCCTGGTCGGCATGCACGACCATCTGTTCTACACCGCTGCCGGCGGGCGAGCGGTGCAGATGTCGTACACCGGCCCTCGGCTGTACCTGGCCTCGGGAGTCACCACCATCCGCACCACCGGTGGACGCGCCCCCTACGCCGAGATCAACCTCAAGGACGCGATCACCCGCGGACTGACGCCGGGTCCCCGCATCCACCTGACGGCACCCTACATCACGGGGCCGGAGGGTGGCGGGAGCATGGCGGTGGTGAAGTCGCCGGAGGAGGCGCGCCGCTTCGTGGCCTACTGGGCCTCCGAGGGCGCCACCTGGATCAAGGCGTATACCGACATCAACCGGGCCGCACTGGGCGCGGCCATCAAGGAGGCGCACAAGCGAGGGATCAAGGTCACCGGCCATCTCTGCTCCGTCTCCTTCCGCGAGGCCGTCGCGCTCGGCATCGACAACCTGGAGCACGGCATGTTGACCGCCTCGGATTTCGAGTCCGCCAAAGAGCCTGACATCTGCCCGGTGAACATGTTCGAGGACAACAGCAAGGCCGACGCAGGCGGGGCCACGGCCGACTCGGTGATCCGCACGATGGTGAAGGCCGGCGTGCCGATGACGTCGACCCTGGCGGTGATGGAGCCGTTCGTCCCCAACCGCCCCACCAAGGAGCCGCGGGTGCTGAATGCCATGGCCCCGGCGGTGCGGGACGACTACCTCAAGATGCGGAACGAGATCGACTCCACCGGCAAGGGCATCATTCCGGTGGAGGGGCTCAAGGCTTCGATGGCATTCGAGAAGCGCTTCGTCGAGGCCGGTGGCGTGCTCGCCGCGGGAGTCGACCCGACCGGGATCGGCGGCGCACTGGCCGGATATGGCGACCAGCGGAACTACGAGCTGCTGATCGAGGCGGGGTTTACGCCGGTGCAGGTGGTGCGGATCATGAGCGCGAACGGCGCCCGGATCCTCGGTGTGCAGCAGAAGCTGGGCACGGTGGAGAAGGGGAAGCTGGCCGACCTGGTGGTGCTCAAGGGAGACCTCACCGCGGATCCCACGGTGATCCGGAATCCCACGACCGTCTTCAAGGACGGCATAGGGTATGACCCCGCGAAGCTGATCGCGTCGGTGCAGGGCAGGGTGGGAATCGACTGAGGGAGCCGCTCAGCTGAGCCGCTTGGCCGTCTGCGATGGTGGAATGACGCGGAAGCGGAACTGCTGCTGCACCAGTTGGCGGACCTTCGCGGGGCCGCGACTCGCCGGCCGGAAGCGCATCTGCCCCAGCGCCGTCAGCACCGACGCGGTGAAGCGGGGATCGTCACTGCGTACCACCTGGATTGTGGTGGTATCCACCTGGCCGGTCGTGTCGACCACGTAGATGGCGTCGACCAGCCCTTCGGCGCCGATGGCGAGCAGGTCCGGCGGATAGACCGGTGCCGCGCTCGACGGATACCGCTCCACCGCCTGATCCACCTCGAGCACGCTGAAGGCGGAATCGGGGATGAACGGTGCCATCGGACCGAACGGGAGCTGGCCCCGGGCGCCGCTCCCATCGGGTCCCTTCCGGGCGCCGTGGGTCGGGGGCCGCATGAGCCGTCCTACGGTCGGGACCGCGAGATTCTTCCCGTTGTCGAGATCCCCACCGAGCTTCCCCAACTCGAGGATGTCAGTCTGCCGCGCGCGGATGTCCATCCGGTCGGGCGGCAGGAGGAAGAACACCCTGGCCTCGCGCTCGTCGGTGGGGATCTGCCTGCCTCCCTGAGTGGCGCCCAGGGCTAGCCAGACGACTCCGAGGTGCGCCAGGATGCTCACCAGCGCACACTCCGCGCTTTGGAAGAAGCTGCGATCGGATTCGAGAAGGGTGGGGTGCATGCCAAAGCCGTCAGACGATTCGAGCCGCGAAACGTCGCGCTATCACATATATGGCGAAGGTGCGCGTGGCGGCAAGAGGGGGGGTGGAGTCCCAGGCTGAAACGGGCTATTTCGCAGTGAAGAATCGTCCCAGCGCCTCGGCCGTCTGTTGGGGCGCTTCTTCGGGAAAGAAGTGCCCCGCGTCGAACGGCTGTCCCCGCACATCGTCGCTCCACGCCCGCCAGACGGCGAGTGGCCCGGACTCCTCCACGTACCAGGTTCCCAGCGGTCCAGGGCCGCTCCACAGGACAAGCAGCGGGCAGCCGATCCGGCGGCCAGCCGCACGATCCGCCCGGTCATGCTCGCGGTCGATGGTCGCGGCAGCTCGGTATTCCTCGCAGATGGCGTGGGCGTGGCCGGGATCTCGGAGGGCCTCGACGTAGGCGGCACGGACCACCGGAGGGAACACCGCCGGCGGCGAGCCCCATCCCCCGAGTGCATCGTCCACGATGGCCTCGGCGGCTGCCGTCAGGATCCGCTCGGGGAGTGGTTCGGGCTGAGCCAGGAGCGACCAGGGCCAGAAGCCGAGCGCCAAGCGCGCGTCGGCGCGCTCCCAGACGGTCTCGGTCGGCAGGACGTCGAGCACGGCGAGCCGGTCCACCCGGGAGGGATGGTCCAGCGCCATCCGATAGGCCACTCGGCCGCCCCGGTCGTGTCCCGCTACGGAGAAGCGGGAGAACCCCAGCCGCTCCATGACGGCCACCAGGTCTCGCGCCATCGCGCGCTTGGCGTAGGGCCCATGGTCGGGGGCGGAAGCCGGGCAGCCGCTGCTCCCGTAGCCGCGCAGATCGGCGCAGACGACGGTGAAGTCGCGAGCGAGCAGCGGCGCGACGCCGCGCCACATGAGGTGGGTCTCGGGAAAGCCGTGGAGCAGAAGGAGCGGCGGACCGGAACCGGACGAGCGCACGAAGATGCTGGTCTCACCCGTCTCGAGCGTGGCGCTCTTGAACCCATCCATCATGCAGATCAGCCTGGTGCAGCTCGGCGCGGCGAGGCCGAGTCAGGAGCTTGCGGCGAGAAGGGTCAGGAACGCGCCCCCGACCGCCACGACGTCCTCTCCCAGGGCCACCACGTAGTCCGGCACGCCGAGCGCCGGGACGAGGCGGGTCCGGGCCCTGTAACCGCCGAGCGTCCCGGCCACCGCGCCGAGCGCGCCGAGCACGGCGCCAAGGGCGAGAGAGCCGCCGGTGCCGGCCACGAGCGCGGCGCCCGAGAGCCCGCCCGTCACGATCCGTGCGACGAACGGCCCCGGCCGAGTGCGGCTCGGGGTCTTCGGCAGCTGGTCCGCCACCAGCTCGCCGAGCATCAGAACGGTGAGCAGGTACGCCGCTGGCGCGGAGCTTAGGAAAGCCAGCGGGGTGTCGTCAAGGTGCAGCCAGTCGAGGTGCGCGGCCCAGGCAATGGCCGCCGGTGCGGTCATCGACCGGAGGCCGGCGACGAAACCGATCGCTGACGCGAACAGATAAAGCATGAGCTGCCTTCCTGGGCCCGAGCTGTCCGAGTCAGTCTGTGTTACTGTGCCGCTTCACGGCACCGACGCGCGCGGACATTCCGAGGCTCCCCCGGCATGCCCACGCTTCGTCGGAACCCTCCAGGCGTCTCCCCGAAGGCACGCCGGAACGCTCTGGTGAAATGACTCTGATCAGCGAAACCCGCTTCCACCGCGATCTCGGCGATGGATCGTCCACCCTCCGTCAGGGCGGTGACTGACCAGGCGAGCCGAAGCTGCCTCAGGTATTCTCCCGGCGTACTCCCGAGCCAGGCACGAAACGCACGGGAAAGGTAGACGGGATGCACATCGAGCTCGCCTGCCAGGTCCACAATCCGGAGGTCGCGACACCTGAAACGTTCCTGCAAAAGCTCTCGCGCTCGTCCAAGCCACGGTGCCGCGGTCGGGCTCAGACGGCCGGGCCCTCCGGTCGCGCGCCCGACGTGGGCGAGCAGCTCGAAGGTGAGCCCCTCGAGCGCCAGCGGCGTCGCGCTGTCGGCCAGGCCAAGCTCGTGATGCATCTTGCGCGCGATCAGCTGAACCGTCGCGTCACGCCGCTCCGTAATCCGCGCGAACATGTCCGTACGGCCGATCAGCGTCTCGAGGCGGGCAGGGGTGATCTCGACGACGAGATTCAGCGCTCCTTCCCGGCCGAAGCGATCTGCGTGCGGCTCGCCCGGTGGGCGGAACAGCACGCTCGATGCCAGGCAGCGTTGCTGCGGGATCCGGCCGGGATAACTCTCCTCGAAGGTCCCCTCGAGAAGGATGGTCAGCGTCGCCTGTTCATGGATGTGGACCGCGATGGGCGCGCGATGACGCGATTCGCTGAAGACCAGATCACCCGCGCGGAGGGCACGCACGAGGTCGCCTGGGTTCGCCGGCACCGGGCGCACCTCGGGTAGCGCGAGCGGCTCTGGCACCCG
The nucleotide sequence above comes from Gemmatimonadales bacterium. Encoded proteins:
- a CDS encoding energy transducer TonB; the encoded protein is MHPTLLESDRSFFQSAECALVSILAHLGVVWLALGATQGGRQIPTDEREARVFFLLPPDRMDIRARQTDILELGKLGGDLDNGKNLAVPTVGRLMRPPTHGARKGPDGSGARGQLPFGPMAPFIPDSAFSVLEVDQAVERYPSSAAPVYPPDLLAIGAEGLVDAIYVVDTTGQVDTTTIQVVRSDDPRFTASVLTALGQMRFRPASRGPAKVRQLVQQQFRFRVIPPSQTAKRLS
- a CDS encoding alpha/beta hydrolase, which codes for MMDGFKSATLETGETSIFVRSSGSGPPLLLLHGFPETHLMWRGVAPLLARDFTVVCADLRGYGSSGCPASAPDHGPYAKRAMARDLVAVMERLGFSRFSVAGHDRGGRVAYRMALDHPSRVDRLAVLDVLPTETVWERADARLALGFWPWSLLAQPEPLPERILTAAAEAIVDDALGGWGSPPAVFPPVVRAAYVEALRDPGHAHAICEEYRAAATIDREHDRADRAAGRRIGCPLLVLWSGPGPLGTWYVEESGPLAVWRAWSDDVRGQPFDAGHFFPEEAPQQTAEALGRFFTAK
- a CDS encoding amidohydrolase family protein — its product is MRPLPVLAVLLAVLPRALPAQRPDSLSENVRKYVAVDSSIIALTHVLLIDGTGAAPKPDQTVIIRNGQFAEVGPAASVRVPDGAVTMDLNGHTAIPGLVGMHDHLFYTAAGGRAVQMSYTGPRLYLASGVTTIRTTGGRAPYAEINLKDAITRGLTPGPRIHLTAPYITGPEGGGSMAVVKSPEEARRFVAYWASEGATWIKAYTDINRAALGAAIKEAHKRGIKVTGHLCSVSFREAVALGIDNLEHGMLTASDFESAKEPDICPVNMFEDNSKADAGGATADSVIRTMVKAGVPMTSTLAVMEPFVPNRPTKEPRVLNAMAPAVRDDYLKMRNEIDSTGKGIIPVEGLKASMAFEKRFVEAGGVLAAGVDPTGIGGALAGYGDQRNYELLIEAGFTPVQVVRIMSANGARILGVQQKLGTVEKGKLADLVVLKGDLTADPTVIRNPTTVFKDGIGYDPAKLIASVQGRVGID
- a CDS encoding AraC family transcriptional regulator, with the translated sequence MNGTHETRRVPEPLALPEVRPVPANPGDLVRALRAGDLVFSESRHRAPIAVHIHEQATLTILLEGTFEESYPGRIPQQRCLASSVLFRPPGEPHADRFGREGALNLVVEITPARLETLIGRTDMFARITERRDATVQLIARKMHHELGLADSATPLALEGLTFELLAHVGRATGGPGRLSPTAAPWLGRARELLQERFRCRDLRIVDLAGELDVHPVYLSRAFRAWLGSTPGEYLRQLRLAWSVTALTEGGRSIAEIAVEAGFADQSHFTRAFRRAFGETPGGFRRSVGMPGEPRNVRARRCREAAQ
- a CDS encoding multicopper oxidase family protein, encoding MPPLCYRALLAFAIGLVPARAAAQHRPCDTPDSLGPSRDLYCMELVPVPGMDGVSGRVELGYLPGPFTIAVSSTGQLRYRPIIYLAGLPAPASLGSYRTYVAWVSPPTMYPAIKLGAVRNGSSVLPPVELEKFVVLVTAESSTRVKQPSGPMVLRGQSPSTRLFPPDLLTFSIGSAPVQPGADHHGHHEMPGDSGGVRWSSIPMPPGLTMLPAEMTLRPDARAYLPEAEAPLARPSEVVHLEPGDTLRLEAALVRRTLLGRSTTMYAFNGQQPGPLIEVRRGSEITVAFTNHLPQPTTVHWHGIRLDSRNDGVPGMTQPAVPPGGQFSYRLRFPDAGMYWYHPHVREDVQQELGLYGNLRVRSPGDGEYGPANREAVLMLDDLLIGDDGLVPLGAESPTHALMGRFGNTLLVNGEPHYHLAVKRGEVVRFFFTNAASTRAFNISFPGARMKVVASDAGPYEREAWVESVVIGPAERYVVQVRFERTGRVALVNRVRGLDHLYGRFFREADTLGVVQVSPGRVGRDLERSFAALRRDTVRASEMERYRRAAAGAPEKILILTLETHDLPSVTRRLMQLDSIYFAPVEWSGTMPMMNWASTGRQVRWILRDPATGRENMDIDWRFRRGEPVRIRLVNRRESFHAMQHPIHLHGQRFLVLAVNGVPNENLVWKDTVMVPAGATVEILLDPANPGRWMLHCHIAEHLSAGMMAGFTVE
- a CDS encoding DUF4126 family protein, encoding MLYLFASAIGFVAGLRSMTAPAAIAWAAHLDWLHLDDTPLAFLSSAPAAYLLTVLMLGELVADQLPKTPSRTRPGPFVARIVTGGLSGAALVAGTGGSLALGAVLGALGAVAGTLGGYRARTRLVPALGVPDYVVALGEDVVAVGGAFLTLLAASS